In the genome of Armatimonadota bacterium, the window GGCGTAGGCCAGGTGCATCTCTCCCTTCAGCACGGTGCGCAGGACCTCCGCCACCCCGAACAGGCCGATCATGGCGGGGATGAAGCTGATACCCTCCAGCAGATAGGCTGTACCGAAGGTGAAGCGGGGAAACCCCAGGGTGATGTCGATACCCACCGTGGACAGCAGCAGCCCCAGGACCACCGACACCAGCCCTTTCAGCGGCGATCCGGTGGCGATGAAGGCCGTCGTGCTCAATCCCAGCACGGCGAGCCAGAAGAACTCGTAGCTGCTGAACTTCAGGGCAAACTCGGCCAGCACGCTGGCGCCGACGATGAGGGCGGCGGCCCCCATCAGCCCCCCCAGGGCAGACGCCACCACGTCCACGGCCAGCACCAGCCGCGCCTGCCCCTGCTGGCTGAGGGCGTAGGAGTCCGCGGTGTACGCCGCCGACGCCGGGGTCCCCGGCATCCGGACCAGGGCGGCGGGGATGTCGCCGGCAAAAATCCCCATCGCCTGCAGGGTCACGATAGCGGCCATGGCGGGGATGGGGTCCAGGAAGAACGCGAACGGCACGAACAGGGCCACGGCCATGGTCACGGTCAGCCCCGGGATGGCCCCGACGAACAGCCCGTAGAGGGCGGCAAGCACGATCACGCCCAGCACGTGGGGCTGGGCCAGTGTCTGCAGGGTGGTCAGGACCAGGTCAGCCACGGCAGGAGGCGACGCTCACAGCAGGCCGCGCAGGATGCCCTCGGGAAGCGGTACCCGCAGGAGGCGGGCGAACAGGACATACAGGACCACCGTCGTCCCGACGCCGATCAGGACGCTCCACCGCACCCGCACTCTCAGGGCGGCCATGAGGCCGCTCAGGATGAGAACCGAGACCACCGCAAATCCCAGCCGGGTGACCGCCACGATGTAAAAGATCACCGCCGCGACCACCAGCAGGGCGGACAGCCGCTCACGGCGAGAGCCGCCCAGGAGAGCGCGGCGGACCCGCGCCCGCCCGCCGGCCACCGAGCCCACGACCAGCGCCACCCCCGCGATCACCAGAAGAGCCCCCAGCAGCTGGGGGAACAGCCCGGGCCCCGGGTACTGGCCCGCCATCCGGGGAAAGGAGCGGGCGGCAACAAAGACATAGGAGCCCAGGAGCGCCAGCACCACTCCGGCGAGCGCGTCCCAGGCCCCCATGCCCCTGCGCGTCTACTTGATGAACCCGCCGGCCTTCAGCAGCCTGCCGTTGTTGAGGTGCTCCTGCGCCAGGAACTTGCTGAACTCGGCGGCGTTCCGGTAGTCCAGCCAGAAGCCGCTGGTCTTGATGAAGGTGGTGAACTCGGGCGACCGCACGGCCTTCTCCACGGCCCGGTCCAGAAACTGCACGATGGCGTCCGGCGTCCGGGCCGGCGCGGCCAGCCCCGCCCATCCCCCGATCTCAAAGTTGATGCCCAGTTCCTTGAGGGTGGGCACCTGGGGCAGCGCCGACCAGCGCTTGTCGGCCATCACGGCCAGGACCCGCGCCTTGCCCGCCTCCACCAGGGGCAGGGCCTCGGCGGGGCTGCAGGTGCAGATATCCACGCCGCCGGCGGCCAGCTCGGCCAGAGCCGCCGCCGCTCCGGCGCTGGGGACCCACTTGACGTGGTCGGGGGTCAACCCCGCCGCCAGCAGCCAGCCCACCCGCGCCAGATCCCAGATGCCGCCGGCCGCCGTCCCCGACGCCTTCAGCTTCCCGGGATTGGCCTTGATGTAGGCCTCCAGCTCCCGGTAGGTCTTCCAGGGAGCGTCGGCGCGCACGGTGATGCCGGCGCGGTTGTTGATGAACAGCGCGATGGGCCGGTAGTCCATGTAGGTCAAGTGGGTCAGGCCCAGCCAGCTCATCATGGTGATCTCGATGGTGATCATGCCCAGGGTGTAGCCGTCCGGCTCGGCCGTGGCGGTCGCCATGTGGCCGATGACCCCCCCGCCCCCCGTGCGGTTGACCACGCCCACAGGCTGACGCAGATCCTTCTCCAGGACCGCCGCAATGGCCCGCGCGGTGCGATCAGTTCCTCCGCCCGGCGACCAGGGCACGACGATGGTGATGGGCTTGCTGGGGTACGGCTGCTGGGCGCCGACCGGCAATCCGGCTCCGACCGCCAGGACGAGCGCCAGGGCCACCCCTGCGGCACCCACACGCCCCAGTGACCTCGGCATCGCCTCCCCCTCCCCCGCGGTGAGTGTGAGAACGTTTTCAACATTCCACGCCGTCCCGGCAATTCCCTGCCGGCGCCGCGGGAAGCGCGGCGAGGGCGCCCGCCCCGCCCGGACCGCGGTGCCGGGCAGGGGCCGCGCGAGCGCAGCACTAACGTATGCACTGTGACCCTGGATCGAGTCTCCTATGCCGGGTGGGAGGCCTGCCTGCACCTGGCCACCGGCGACGTGGAGCTGATTATCCCCACCGCCGTCGGGCCTCGGGTGATCCGCTTTGCGTTCACCGGCGGGGAGAATGAGTTCGCCGAGTTCCCCGACGACCTGGGCCGCACCGGCGGGACGGCCTGGCGCATTTACGGCGGCCACCGCCTGTGGCACGCGCCCGAACAGTTCCCGCGCACCTACGCTCCCGACAACGATCCGGTGGCCTGGGAGCCGCTGCCGGACGGGGTGCGTCTGATCCAGCCGGTGGAGGCCACGACCGGCGTGCAGAAGGAGATCGAGATCCGCCTGGCCCCCCGGGGCGCCCGGGTGGACGTCACCCACCGGCTGCGCAACCACACGCCGTGGACGATCGAGCTGGCGCCGTGGGCGCTCACCGCCATGGCCCCCGGCGGGGTGGCGGTGATCCCCCTGCCGCCCCGCGGGCGGCACCCGCAGCACCTGCAGCCCACGGGGCTGCTGTCCCTGTGGCCGTACACCGACCTGGCGGACCCCCGCTGGACCTGGGGAACCCGCTACGTGCTGCTGCGCCAGGACCCTGCCCGATCCTCGCCCCAGAAGGTCGGGATCCTCGCGCCGGACGGTTGGGCGGCCTATGCCCGCGCGGGCCGGCTCTTCGTCAAGACGTTCCCGTACGTCCCGGGGGCCCGCTACCCGGACCTGGGCTGCTGCGTGGAGGTGTTCGCGAACGACGCCATGCTGGAGCTGGAGACCCTCGGCCCGCTCACCGCGCTGCCCCCCGGCGGGGACGCCGTCCATCACGAGCGGTGGTTCCTCTTCCGCGATGTGCCCGCGCCCCGCACGGACGCCGACGTGGAGGCTGCCATCCTGCCCCGGGTCCGCGACGCGCTGGCGGCGGCTTGCGCTTCCCCTTCCTGACGGCGGAGCTGGCCGGCGTTGACGGCGGGCGCCACGCCGCCTATAGTCAAGCCACTGCCACGTCCGTGACCCGGAACGCGTAGGAGCACCCGCAGGAGACCGTCGCGATGCCCGCATTCAACAGCCTGCCGCCTCGGTGGCGCCCGCAGGTCGCCGACCTTCAGGCGCGTCTGGGCCCTCCCCTCATTCGGACCGCCCCCCTGGGACGCAACAGCTACCTCCAGCACGCCACCCGCAGCGCGCGCGAGGCCGAGGTCTGCTTCGTCCTGCAGCGCCCCACCGGACGCCTGCTGGTGATGCGCAAGACCTTCTATCCCCCCGGCATCTTCCGGCTGCCCACGGGGGGCGTGCAGCCCGGCGAGGGCGCCCTGGAGGCCCTCGTCCGTGA includes:
- a CDS encoding tripartite tricarboxylate transporter TctB family protein; protein product: MGAWDALAGVVLALLGSYVFVAARSFPRMAGQYPGPGLFPQLLGALLVIAGVALVVGSVAGGRARVRRALLGGSRRERLSALLVVAAVIFYIVAVTRLGFAVVSVLILSGLMAALRVRVRWSVLIGVGTTVVLYVLFARLLRVPLPEGILRGLL
- a CDS encoding tripartite tricarboxylate transporter substrate binding protein translates to MPRSLGRVGAAGVALALVLAVGAGLPVGAQQPYPSKPITIVVPWSPGGGTDRTARAIAAVLEKDLRQPVGVVNRTGGGGVIGHMATATAEPDGYTLGMITIEITMMSWLGLTHLTYMDYRPIALFINNRAGITVRADAPWKTYRELEAYIKANPGKLKASGTAAGGIWDLARVGWLLAAGLTPDHVKWVPSAGAAAALAELAAGGVDICTCSPAEALPLVEAGKARVLAVMADKRWSALPQVPTLKELGINFEIGGWAGLAAPARTPDAIVQFLDRAVEKAVRSPEFTTFIKTSGFWLDYRNAAEFSKFLAQEHLNNGRLLKAGGFIK